One window of Scheffersomyces stipitis CBS 6054 chromosome 1, whole genome shotgun sequence genomic DNA carries:
- a CDS encoding predicted protein, with translation MQLNFSSLTILALAGYALSAPCASCNANKVPTNNHHGNNHNNHGNNHGNNHGNNNHGNNHGGKTVVVQQAPAPTPAQPQAEAEGIGAGIGGILNGIGALGVGIGAGGIGLN, from the coding sequence ATGCAACTtaacttctcttctttaACTATTTTGGCCCTTGCTGGTTACGCCTTGAGTGCTCCTTGTGCAAGTTGTAATGCTAACAAGGTTCCAACCAACAACCATCACGGTAACAACCATAACAACCATGGTAACAATCATGGCAACAATCATGGCAACAACAATCACGGTAACAACCATGGTGGTAAGACTGTTGTTGTTCAGCAAGCTCCTGCTCCCACACCTGCTCAGCCACAAGCTGAAGCTGAAGGTATTGGTGCAGGTATTGGTGGTATACTCAATGGTATCGGAGCTCTTGgtgttggaattggtgcTGGTGGAATCGGCCtcaattga